A single genomic interval of Mangifera indica cultivar Alphonso chromosome 5, CATAS_Mindica_2.1, whole genome shotgun sequence harbors:
- the LOC123215368 gene encoding uncharacterized protein LOC123215368 — protein MRSLDAMNLQVGAYLYEVRFERWSKTHFSGHRYNIMTTNIVESVNALIGHARGLPITMLVKFIRDECLNFVNLWIEEKISRRLSKSARLKVRPITPTRYQVVGFGGYIDIMDFNEMSCTCRKFQLSCISCKYAIAIARHMRLTNVNA, from the exons ATGCGATCTCTTGATGCGATGAACCTTCAAGTTGGGGCTTATCTATATGAGGTCAGATTTGAGCGCTGGAGCAAAACACACTTTTCAGggcatcgatacaacatcatgacgaCTAATATTGTGGAGTCAGTTAATGCCCTTATCGGACATGCACGGGGTCTACCTATCACGATGCTCGTAAAGTTTATTCGTG atgaatgccTTAACTTTGTCAACCTTTGGATAGAGGAGAAGATTAGCCGTCGTTTGTCAAAGTCTGCACGCTTAAAGGTTCGAccaattacacctactcggtatcaggttgttggttttggtggatacatAGACATTATGGACTTCAATGAAATGTCTTgtacgtgtagaaagtttcagctttcatgtATTTCGTGCAAATATGCCATTGCTATTGCAAGACAcatgaggctcacaaatgtcaatgcatag